One Harpia harpyja isolate bHarHar1 chromosome 11, bHarHar1 primary haplotype, whole genome shotgun sequence genomic window, TACAGTGTCCGCTTGAGGTAGCCTTTCTAAAGAATTACTAAACAACCCCCAACATAATCTAAATCTTTTCATCAAAACCACTATCTCCTTGAAAGTCCACTCTCTATTTCACACCAGTGGTGATCAACAAcgtaatacattttaaaagcttttgaaaaaacagCAGGTACAGTGGACACAAGTGTTAAGTTCTAAATCTGCAGCCCTCAATGTACATTGTATGCACATAAATATCTCAGCTATAATACACATTCAAGATCCATCCCTAAAAGCCATACTATTATGTAAAGCACAGCCATGCTGACTTCAGGATACAAACCATAATTCCACATCTACAAAATGAAAGTAGAATTAGTGGCAGTTTATTGCCTCATACAAATTTAACCAACATGGCAACCATGCCAAaggaattaaaacattttcaggacATATGTACAGACTGTACATTTCAGAAACATCTGAACAATAAAAATGCAAGAACAATCTCTGCATTACGAATTAAACTAAACAAATGGTTTGAAACCGTCAATGCATTGAATGGGTTTACAAAGGCACTTCCCTACCCAAAATAGGAAATGACAATCTGCAGCCTAGAGGGAGGTTGGAGAAGAGTGCTCATCAACTACTGCACAATCtcaactttaagaaaaaataagcagGATTTAATCAAACATTTATAGGATTCAATGTGATCCACTTCTGAAAGAGTTCACGCAGTCTCATCTttgtttttatgttgcttttcttGGCTCTCTCGTTCCGTACTTTGGCTCCTTCGACGATCATGTTTGTCCGAATGGTCCTTGCTATCACTGTGATCATGTTTGTGGGAACGTTCTTTGCTTCTGCTACGCTTTCTAGGTTTTTCTTTGCTGGGACTCTGGTCTCGTTTTCTGGACTTCTCAACACTAtctgttcttcctctgcttctgcttctacTTCGTTTATTTGACTTCTCTTtactttcatttttgtgtttacTTGATTTCTCTTTACTCCTGCTTCTGCTGCGCTTACCTGTATTCTTACTTCGGCTCCTACTCCTATGCTTTCTTTCCCGGCTTCGACTTCTactatgttttctctcttttttggaATCCCTCTTGTCATCCCGGTGTTTCTTGTCATCCTTGTCATCCTTGTGTCTTCTCTCTTCTGTATCACCCTTACTTTTCCGTTCTTTTGATCTTTCTCTAGATCGATCTTTTTCCCTCTCACTACCTCTTTCCTTATcataatctctctcttttttacgGCTCCGTTCGTTTTCTTTCTCTCGCTCCCTATCCCTGTCTCTTCTATCTCCTTTCCTGTCACGACTTCGACTACGGCTTCTATATCTGTCCCTGCTTCTGCTTCGCCTCCGTTCTAGGGTGCGATCAGTACTTCGAGATCTCcgcctttctttttctctctccttagcTTCACGTTCTAATCTCTGCcgttctctttctctttctagctCTCTATCAAAGCTAGATGATCCATGGCCTTCCCGATGATGACTTCTGCTTCTGGATCTTCTGGGAGACCTCCTGGGACTGATGGATCGTCTTGgagaccttttaaaataaaagataactCAGTATGAAACACAACCTTTTCAAGTTAAGGGACCCTCTTTGCTTTCTAATTTATACTTTACGTACATAGTCTATATTTAATCTTAAATACCAAATATCATCTGATTATTTTAATCCATTAGCATCCATCAACTGTTTTGCCTGTTGCCTAAAATCTCTCTCAGTGAAAAGACACCAAATTTCTGGCAATAAGTTCATTTAACATTGGTACTAAGTTCATTTTAACGTTCATTTTCAAAATAACGTGTATATGACCTTGAACGTCTACGTTCTGCATGCCGGTCTATTTCTTCCATTCCCTCCTTGCCATCTTTCTTGATTTTTCTAGGTCTGCTTTTAATTTGCTGGTCAATGGTTTTCTGGACTGGCACAGGAATTCTTGGAAACAATGTGGAAAACCATTCAAGCTTAGTGAGGAAGGAACGAAGCATCTCCCCGATGGTCATAACACAACCCCCACCTGCCTTCACATCCAGGTCCtacaaaatacaagcaaaaaataTCCTGATGGTCAAAAATATTCTCTactgattttcaaaaaaaaaatgctgctacaTTACTGCCCTATTGAAGTCTCATGATTATGAAAGTTTACTTGTCTCATATTCTAATACATTTCCTTAGAAAAATTCAAACTCTGCGCCCTTTGGATTTGGCAGTATGTTACAGATAGGGAATGGGACTTAATACATATGCATGCAGGCACATACTAATCCTGCAGCCATCTGGATGGTAAGGGACTGTCGATGAAGAGATTAACGTGAAATCCCCTTACACAGTCTGGTTACATGGTATGatcttgtattttatttaaatgccacAAAGTTGAGAATTCCTCTCAAACTACATTTAATACTCCATTTTGTGGATGTACAACTGCGTACCATCATACCCAACCCTGTGGCCTAAATCATTTAAGAACTACATCATTGCCTATCTAAAAATGATCACAGAAAAACCTCTAGTACAAAATGGCATCCTAACAGAATTGGAAGCAATAGCAAAC contains:
- the PRPF38B gene encoding pre-mRNA-splicing factor 38B, whose amino-acid sequence is MANNSPAVGAGNCQGQQAAQHQPGAVPPSQQQLQSGAPKPAASGKQGNVLPLWGNEKTMNLNPMILTNILSSPYFKVQLYELKTYHEVVDEIYFKVTHVEPWEKGSRKTAGQTGMCGGVRGVGTGGIVSTAFCLLYKLFTLKLTRKQVMGLITHTDSPYIRALGFMYIRYTQPPTDLWDWFESFLDDEEDLDVKAGGGCVMTIGEMLRSFLTKLEWFSTLFPRIPVPVQKTIDQQIKSRPRKIKKDGKEGMEEIDRHAERRRSRSPRRSISPRRSPRRSRSRSHHREGHGSSSFDRELERERERQRLEREAKEREKERRRSRSTDRTLERRRSRSRDRYRSRSRSRDRKGDRRDRDREREKENERSRKKERDYDKERGSEREKDRSRERSKERKSKGDTEERRHKDDKDDKKHRDDKRDSKKERKHSRSRSRERKHRSRSRSKNTGKRSRSRSKEKSSKHKNESKEKSNKRSRSRSRGRTDSVEKSRKRDQSPSKEKPRKRSRSKERSHKHDHSDSKDHSDKHDRRRSQSTERESQEKQHKNKDETA